A genomic region of Miscanthus floridulus cultivar M001 chromosome 3, ASM1932011v1, whole genome shotgun sequence contains the following coding sequences:
- the LOC136543191 gene encoding uncharacterized mitochondrial protein AtMg00810-like, whose amino-acid sequence MAACFRKSDLGALSYYLGIEVRQGTEELTLGQSAYASKLLERSGMAECKLCVTPMEEQLKLTKASTVAKVDATLFRSIVDGLCYLVHTRPDIVFAMGYVNMVEDIDGRRSTSGVLVFLGSTPISWPSLKQKVMALSTCDAEYVAVATAACQVVWLRRLLGELIGVEAHPPALMVDN is encoded by the exons atggcgGCTTGTTTTCGAAAGAGTGATCTCGGTGCACTCTCCTattacctcggcatcgaggtgagacaggggacagaggaactcacgctcggtcagagcgcataTGCCTCCAAACTattggagaggagcggcatggctgaatGCAAGCTAtgtgtgactccgatggaggagcagctgaagctgacgaaggccagcaccgtggCGAAGGTGGATGCGACACTCTTCCGGAGCATCGTCGACGGTctatgctacctagtccacacgaggccggacattgtgttcgccatgggctacgtca acatggtggaggacatcgacggacgacggagcacctctggcgtgctcgtcttccttgggtcAACCCCAATTTCATGGCCGTCGTTGAAACAGAAGGTGATGGCGCTGTCTACGTGCGatgcagagtacgtagcggtggccacagcggcgtgccaagttgtgtggctacgtcggctgctgggcgagctgatcggcgtggaagctcacccaccagcactgatggtggacaactag